One stretch of Nitratiruptor tergarcus DSM 16512 DNA includes these proteins:
- the ispG gene encoding flavodoxin-dependent (E)-4-hydroxy-3-methylbut-2-enyl-diphosphate synthase, translating to MYNCQKKNEEKMQRYPTKKIYVGDVAIGGDAPISVQSMTFSRTADVEATVEQIKRLHFAGADIVRVAVPEEEDARALKEIKRQISLPLVADIHFNYRLALIAAEVVDCIRINPGNIGSKERIKEVVKACKERNIPIRIGVNAGSLEKEIEAKYGATSEAMVQSALYHIKLLEDLDFTDIKVSMKASDVERTVEAYRKLRPLVPYPFHLGVTEAGTVFHATIKSAIGIGALLLDGIGDTIRVSITGELEKEIEVGRAIIKDAGRSKEGVNIISCPTCGRIEANLVKAVAEVEKRIKHIKKPLNVSVMGCVVNAIGEAKHADVAIAYGKGSGLIMVKGEVVAKLPEEKLVERFIQEVEKAAKE from the coding sequence CTGTATAATTGCCAAAAAAAGAATGAGGAAAAGATGCAGCGCTATCCTACAAAAAAGATTTACGTTGGTGATGTAGCAATTGGAGGAGATGCTCCGATTTCTGTGCAATCAATGACCTTTAGTCGCACAGCTGATGTAGAAGCAACAGTAGAGCAGATAAAAAGACTACACTTTGCAGGGGCTGATATTGTTCGTGTAGCGGTTCCAGAAGAAGAGGATGCAAGAGCCCTCAAAGAGATTAAGCGACAAATCTCCTTACCTCTTGTTGCAGATATCCATTTTAACTACCGCCTTGCTCTCATTGCAGCAGAAGTTGTAGATTGCATTCGTATTAATCCCGGCAATATAGGAAGTAAAGAGCGCATTAAAGAGGTTGTGAAAGCCTGCAAAGAGAGAAATATTCCTATACGCATAGGAGTTAATGCAGGAAGCCTTGAAAAAGAGATAGAAGCAAAGTATGGTGCTACAAGTGAGGCTATGGTGCAAAGTGCTCTCTATCACATAAAGTTACTAGAAGATCTCGATTTTACAGATATTAAAGTAAGTATGAAAGCGAGTGATGTAGAGCGCACAGTCGAAGCATATAGAAAACTGCGCCCACTTGTGCCATACCCTTTTCATCTTGGTGTTACAGAGGCTGGAACAGTCTTTCATGCGACCATTAAATCAGCTATTGGGATAGGAGCCTTACTTCTTGATGGTATAGGTGATACTATACGGGTATCTATTACAGGGGAATTAGAAAAAGAGATAGAGGTTGGTCGAGCTATTATAAAAGATGCTGGAAGATCAAAAGAGGGTGTAAATATTATTAGTTGTCCTACTTGTGGCCGCATTGAAGCAAATCTTGTTAAAGCAGTTGCAGAAGTAGAGAAACGCATTAAACATATCAAAAAGCCACTTAATGTATCAGTAATGGGGTGTGTGGTTAATGCTATTGGAGAGGCTAAGCATGCAGACGTTGCAATAGCCTATGGAAAAGGCAGTGGCCTTATTATGGTGAAGGGAGAGGTTGTGGCAAAACTTCCTGAAGAAAAACTGGTTGAGAGGTTTATTCAGGAAGTAGAAAAAGCAGCAAAAGAGTAA
- a CDS encoding phosphoribosyltransferase encodes MFYDRKDAGRKLALTLEKYKNRNDVIVLAIPRGGVEVGAEVAKYLHSDFDLVMCRKLQYPYTTESGYGALCEDGTVYINEYALDGVTEEDIEREIARQAREIQHRITVLRGGRKLKNIKDKIVILVDDGIAMGSTMIAALSMLKKLSPKKIVVAVSTASPQIVSYLQEIADEVIALYTPSPFYAVADAYRNWYDVSDEEVLAILQDLENFIQNDKK; translated from the coding sequence ATGTTTTATGACAGAAAAGATGCCGGTAGAAAGTTAGCTCTTACACTCGAAAAATATAAAAACAGAAACGATGTGATTGTCTTGGCAATTCCAAGAGGTGGCGTAGAAGTGGGAGCCGAAGTTGCAAAGTATCTTCATAGTGATTTTGATCTTGTAATGTGCAGAAAGCTGCAATATCCTTATACCACTGAAAGTGGCTATGGAGCTCTTTGTGAAGATGGGACAGTCTATATTAACGAATATGCTCTTGATGGCGTGACAGAGGAGGATATAGAAAGAGAAATTGCGCGTCAAGCAAGAGAGATTCAGCACCGCATCACAGTTTTGCGCGGTGGGAGAAAACTCAAAAATATAAAAGATAAAATTGTAATTTTGGTTGATGATGGTATCGCTATGGGATCGACTATGATCGCTGCACTATCTATGCTCAAAAAACTCTCACCGAAAAAAATAGTCGTAGCTGTATCTACAGCCTCTCCCCAAATTGTATCGTATTTGCAAGAAATTGCAGATGAAGTAATTGCTCTTTACACTCCATCACCATTTTATGCCGTTGCAGATGCATATCGCAACTGGTACGATGTAAGTGATGAAGAGGTGCTTGCAATTTTACAAGATTTAGAAAATTTCATCCAAAATGATAAAAAGTAA